The proteins below are encoded in one region of Tolumonas auensis DSM 9187:
- the metA gene encoding homoserine O-acetyltransferase MetA: MPIKIPDQLPAAGVLTEENIFVMTDSRAAHQDIRPLKVLLLNLMPKKIETEIQLMRMLSNSPLQVLVDLLRIDDRESKNTPRIHVETFYQDFDQIKDNKYDGLIITGAPLGLVQFDDVVYWDTLIKIIEWSKKNVTSTLFLCWAAQAALKVLYGLEKQTRGEKLSGVYYHHKLEQQDPLVRGFDDVFLAPHSRYASFEGDFIRANTDLRIFAESEEAGVYLAATKDCRQVFVTGHPEYDAETLHHEYHRDLTAGINPNVPANYYPGNDPARPPYHSWRSHGHLLFSNWLNYYVYQLTPYDLDTLDQKAGGVDWEI; this comes from the coding sequence ATGCCAATCAAAATTCCCGACCAATTACCTGCTGCAGGTGTGCTGACCGAAGAGAATATCTTCGTGATGACAGACAGCCGCGCTGCGCATCAGGATATCCGGCCATTAAAAGTGTTGTTACTGAACCTGATGCCGAAAAAAATTGAGACGGAAATTCAGCTGATGCGCATGCTCTCCAATTCGCCATTGCAAGTGCTGGTGGATTTATTGCGTATTGATGATCGCGAATCAAAAAACACACCGAGGATCCATGTTGAAACCTTTTATCAGGATTTTGATCAGATAAAAGATAACAAATATGATGGTCTGATCATCACCGGTGCTCCGCTGGGGTTGGTGCAGTTCGACGATGTTGTGTATTGGGACACGCTGATTAAGATCATTGAGTGGTCGAAGAAAAATGTCACCTCGACGCTGTTTCTCTGCTGGGCGGCACAAGCGGCTCTGAAAGTGTTATACGGGCTGGAAAAACAGACCCGTGGTGAGAAACTGTCAGGCGTCTATTATCACCACAAGCTGGAACAGCAGGATCCGCTGGTTCGTGGTTTTGATGATGTTTTTCTGGCACCGCATTCCCGGTATGCCTCTTTTGAAGGCGACTTCATCCGCGCTAACACCGATTTGCGGATTTTTGCTGAATCAGAAGAAGCGGGTGTTTATCTGGCTGCAACGAAAGACTGTCGTCAGGTGTTCGTCACCGGGCATCCTGAATACGACGCCGAAACGCTGCATCATGAATATCACCGTGATCTGACCGCCGGGATCAATCCGAATGTGCCGGCAAATTATTATCCGGGCAATGATCCGGCCAGGCCGCCATACCATAGCTGGCGTAGTCACGGACATCTGTTATTCTCTAACTGGCTGAACTACTACGTTTACCAGCTTACGCCTTATGATCTGGATACTCTGGATCAGAAAGCCGGGGGCGTGGACTGGGAAATTTAG
- a CDS encoding CinA family nicotinamide mononucleotide deamidase-related protein has translation MIIEIITTGDEVLTGFTVDTNASWLSMQLLEKGWQVRRRQTVGDRMDDLTDVLHERSLIADVIIFNGGLGPTSDDKTTDAVAQVTGVPQELNSDWLANMEQKFTARGRVMPVSNRKQAMLPQGATVLDNPIGTACGFKLQINKAICYFTPGVPNEFKQMVQQQIIPDLQQKYPSGAAVVRRYFTFGISESALSDQLDPLTWPEHIELGYRSSMPTIEMKLISQHGDADFATAEKQLLSVITPYLVATDTLDMPAKLAELLPGSLEILEGSTCGELLTQLAPAIPQLCADYHQHLPDSADELLQHIQHHSRLTLAVGTAKDQQYPIALWNGLHGWAQTLYIRTLDVSLQHRIVAFAAQDMLRRYLLEQPVLGEYQTLQRTASAHRP, from the coding sequence ATGATCATTGAAATTATTACGACCGGTGATGAAGTCCTTACCGGTTTCACCGTTGATACCAATGCATCCTGGCTGAGTATGCAATTGCTGGAAAAAGGCTGGCAGGTGCGCCGTCGTCAGACCGTTGGCGATCGTATGGATGATTTAACTGATGTATTACACGAACGCAGTCTGATAGCCGATGTGATCATCTTTAATGGCGGCTTAGGCCCCACATCTGACGATAAAACCACAGATGCAGTAGCTCAGGTTACTGGTGTTCCGCAGGAACTGAACAGCGACTGGCTGGCCAATATGGAACAGAAATTTACCGCCCGCGGGCGTGTGATGCCGGTCAGCAACCGTAAGCAGGCAATGTTACCGCAGGGTGCAACCGTGCTGGATAACCCGATTGGCACCGCCTGTGGGTTTAAACTGCAAATCAACAAAGCCATCTGCTATTTCACACCGGGCGTTCCGAATGAATTCAAGCAAATGGTGCAGCAGCAGATCATCCCGGATCTGCAACAAAAATACCCTTCCGGCGCAGCCGTGGTTCGTCGCTACTTCACATTTGGTATTTCTGAATCTGCGCTGAGTGACCAGCTCGATCCATTAACCTGGCCTGAACATATCGAACTCGGCTATCGTTCTTCCATGCCGACGATTGAGATGAAGCTGATCAGCCAGCATGGTGATGCTGATTTTGCCACTGCGGAAAAACAACTGCTTTCGGTGATCACCCCGTATCTGGTAGCAACCGATACCTTGGATATGCCGGCAAAACTGGCAGAATTGCTGCCTGGTTCGCTGGAAATTCTGGAAGGCAGTACCTGTGGTGAGCTGTTAACTCAGCTGGCACCGGCTATTCCTCAGCTTTGCGCTGATTATCACCAGCATTTACCGGATAGCGCCGATGAATTGCTACAGCACATCCAGCATCATTCCCGTTTAACACTGGCGGTCGGCACAGCGAAAGATCAGCAGTATCCAATCGCATTGTGGAATGGTCTGCATGGCTGGGCACAGACGTTATATATCAGAACACTGGATGTTTCATTGCAACACCGCATTGTCGCGTTCGCCGCACAAGATATGTTGCGACGTTATCTGCTGGAACAGCCCGTGTTAGGTGAATATCAGACACTACAACGCACAGCCAGTGCGCACCGGCCTTAA
- a CDS encoding YciI family protein, which translates to MFIISLTYKVDIAQIEAHMDAHKKYLQEQYDAGHFIASGRKVPRTGGIILARSESLETLEPLLAADPFHLHKLADYEITEFMPTMVGDEFRNLLGV; encoded by the coding sequence ATGTTCATTATTTCCCTGACGTATAAAGTCGATATCGCACAGATTGAAGCACATATGGATGCACATAAAAAATATCTGCAGGAACAGTATGATGCCGGTCATTTCATCGCTTCCGGACGTAAAGTTCCAAGAACGGGCGGGATTATTCTGGCGCGTTCAGAAAGTCTGGAGACACTGGAGCCGCTTCTGGCTGCAGATCCATTCCATCTGCATAAACTGGCAGACTATGAAATTACCGAATTCATGCCGACCATGGTCGGTGATGAATTCCGCAATTTACTTGGCGTCTGA
- a CDS encoding GNAT family N-acetyltransferase — MPPLSTIRLCLRPVELRDVNGISTIVNDPLFVQASVGCQMPVSDMQLLRWVISQQKQHQSGNGCCYTIRRAAEENLIGLVSLQRQENYAEEKCDDLSYWLQPMYWRQGLMTEAVTAVMQHWLALYPQSIITANSHSSNLASQALLQRIGMRLAGTDETNKEGIRHYTNSSAGRSSNIIS, encoded by the coding sequence ATGCCACCGCTATCCACAATCCGGTTATGTTTACGACCTGTAGAATTAAGGGATGTGAACGGGATCAGCACTATCGTGAATGACCCTCTTTTTGTGCAGGCCAGCGTCGGCTGCCAGATGCCGGTCTCTGATATGCAGTTACTTCGCTGGGTCATTTCACAGCAAAAACAGCATCAGAGCGGTAACGGTTGTTGTTACACAATACGGCGTGCAGCAGAAGAAAATCTGATAGGTCTGGTGAGTTTGCAGCGACAAGAGAACTATGCCGAAGAAAAATGTGACGATCTCAGTTACTGGTTACAACCCATGTATTGGCGACAGGGGTTAATGACGGAAGCGGTTACCGCCGTCATGCAACATTGGCTGGCGCTCTACCCGCAAAGCATTATTACGGCCAACAGCCACAGCAGTAATCTGGCATCACAGGCTTTATTACAACGGATTGGCATGAGATTAGCGGGAACGGATGAGACGAATAAGGAAGGCATCCGGCACTACACAAACAGCAGTGCCGGAAGAAGCTCAAATATTATTTCTTAG
- the fkpA gene encoding FKBP-type peptidyl-prolyl cis-trans isomerase, giving the protein MKKMIKMSLLAVAVTVSLAACQKEEVKAPVADKVELKTFEQQSAYAIGLSMGRYINSTLSRQQDLGVKLDNELILDGVKDGLAKKAQMSDADIEKALKAYDQKINEAATKKAESDAKASLDNGKKYLDDNAKKQGVTVTKSGLQYEVLTMGTGEKPKATDEVRVHYLGTLTNGTKFDSSYDRKEPAEFPLDRVIPGWTEGVQLMPVGSKFKFTLPANLAYGEQGAGSIPPNSVLVFEVELLEIVKDQAKPAEAAPEAKK; this is encoded by the coding sequence ATGAAAAAAATGATCAAGATGTCTTTGTTGGCGGTTGCAGTGACAGTATCTCTGGCAGCTTGTCAGAAAGAAGAAGTAAAAGCGCCTGTTGCTGACAAAGTTGAGCTGAAAACATTCGAACAGCAATCAGCCTATGCGATTGGTCTGTCTATGGGACGTTACATCAATTCTACTCTCTCCCGTCAGCAGGATTTGGGTGTAAAACTGGATAACGAATTGATTCTGGACGGCGTAAAAGACGGTCTGGCGAAAAAAGCCCAGATGAGCGATGCTGATATTGAAAAAGCACTGAAAGCATATGATCAGAAGATCAACGAAGCTGCTACCAAGAAAGCAGAATCTGATGCCAAAGCAAGCTTAGACAATGGTAAAAAATACCTGGACGATAATGCCAAGAAACAAGGCGTTACCGTAACCAAATCCGGTCTGCAATACGAAGTATTGACGATGGGTACTGGTGAAAAACCAAAAGCGACCGATGAAGTTCGCGTTCATTATCTGGGCACACTGACTAACGGTACTAAATTCGACAGCTCTTATGACCGTAAAGAACCAGCTGAATTCCCGCTGGATCGTGTTATTCCGGGCTGGACCGAAGGCGTGCAGTTGATGCCGGTTGGTTCTAAATTCAAATTCACTCTGCCAGCTAACCTGGCTTACGGTGAACAGGGCGCTGGTTCTATTCCGCCAAACTCTGTACTGGTGTTTGAAGTAGAACTGCTGGAAATCGTGAAAGATCAGGCGAAACCAGCAGAAGCTGCACCTGAAGCTAAGAAATAA
- a CDS encoding SlyX family protein, producing the protein MLQQINELNERIEQLESRLAFQDDTIEILNQALTLQQQDLDKLRHQMSLLINRMKEMVVSQVASQSEETPPPHY; encoded by the coding sequence ATGTTACAGCAGATAAATGAGCTTAATGAACGTATCGAGCAGCTGGAAAGCCGGCTGGCTTTTCAGGATGATACCATTGAAATATTGAACCAGGCACTGACCCTGCAACAGCAGGATCTGGACAAATTACGCCATCAGATGAGCTTGCTGATCAACCGGATGAAAGAGATGGTCGTCAGCCAGGTGGCCAGTCAGAGTGAAGAGACCCCGCCCCCGCACTATTAA
- the glnS gene encoding glutamine--tRNA ligase, with translation MTQAEHRPTNFIRQIIDEDLASGKHSSVATRFPPEPNGYLHIGHAKSICLNFGIARDYQGTCNLRFDDTNPVKEDVEYVESIQRDVQWLGFEWNGAVRYSSDYFDQLHAYAIELINKGLAYVEELTAEQIREYRGTLTQAGKNSPFRDRSVEENLALFEKMKDGGFKEGEACLRAKIDMASSFMVMRDPVIYRIKFAEHHQTGNKWCIYPMYDFTHCISDALEGITHSICTLEFQDNRRLYDWVLDNISIPCHPRQYEFSRLNLEYAIMSKRKLNQLVTEGVVEGWDDPRMPTVSGLRRRGYTPEAVREFCNRIGVTKQDNTVEMSALESCIREDLNERAPRAMAVLDPLRVVLENYPEDLVEELNIPNHPNIPEAGERLVPFSREIYIDRADFREEANKQYKRLVMGKEVRLRHAYIIKAERVEKDAEGNITTLYCSCDRDTLGTNPADGRKVKGVIHWVSAPHALDAEVRLYDRLFSVANPGAAEDFLSTINPQSLRIVPHAKLEPSLRDAKPEFAYQFEREGYFCADSKLSSAEKPVFNLTVALRDTWVG, from the coding sequence ATGACCCAAGCGGAGCATCGACCAACCAATTTTATCCGTCAGATCATTGATGAAGATCTGGCCAGCGGCAAACACAGCTCTGTAGCAACTCGTTTTCCACCAGAGCCTAACGGTTATTTGCATATCGGCCACGCCAAATCTATCTGCCTGAATTTCGGTATTGCCCGTGATTATCAGGGAACCTGTAACCTGCGTTTCGACGATACCAATCCGGTAAAAGAGGACGTGGAATATGTTGAATCTATTCAGCGTGACGTGCAGTGGCTGGGGTTTGAGTGGAATGGTGCGGTACGTTATTCCTCGGATTATTTCGATCAATTACACGCTTATGCAATTGAACTGATCAATAAAGGTCTGGCTTATGTCGAAGAACTGACCGCCGAGCAGATCCGCGAATACCGTGGCACGCTGACTCAGGCCGGTAAAAACAGCCCGTTCCGTGATCGCAGTGTAGAAGAAAACCTGGCGCTGTTTGAAAAGATGAAAGATGGCGGCTTCAAAGAAGGTGAAGCGTGCCTGCGAGCCAAAATAGATATGGCATCGTCTTTCATGGTGATGCGCGATCCGGTTATCTACCGTATCAAATTTGCCGAACATCATCAGACCGGTAACAAGTGGTGCATCTATCCGATGTATGACTTCACCCACTGTATTTCGGACGCACTGGAAGGCATCACGCACTCTATTTGTACGCTGGAGTTCCAGGATAACCGCCGTCTGTATGACTGGGTTCTGGATAATATCTCTATTCCTTGTCATCCACGTCAGTATGAATTCAGCCGTCTGAATCTTGAATATGCCATCATGTCCAAGCGTAAGCTGAATCAACTGGTGACTGAAGGTGTTGTTGAAGGGTGGGATGATCCGCGTATGCCGACTGTTTCCGGTCTGCGTCGTCGAGGTTATACCCCGGAAGCTGTGCGTGAGTTCTGCAACCGTATCGGTGTAACCAAGCAGGACAACACCGTTGAAATGAGTGCGCTGGAATCCTGCATTCGTGAAGATCTGAACGAGCGTGCGCCACGTGCGATGGCAGTATTGGATCCGCTGCGTGTTGTGCTGGAAAATTATCCGGAAGATTTGGTTGAAGAACTGAACATTCCGAACCATCCGAATATTCCTGAAGCGGGTGAACGTCTGGTGCCATTCAGCCGTGAGATTTATATTGATCGCGCTGATTTCCGTGAAGAAGCCAACAAGCAATACAAACGTCTGGTGATGGGTAAAGAAGTGCGTCTGCGCCACGCTTATATCATTAAAGCAGAACGCGTTGAAAAAGATGCGGAAGGCAATATCACCACCCTGTATTGCAGCTGCGACCGTGACACGCTGGGCACCAATCCGGCCGATGGTCGTAAAGTGAAAGGTGTTATCCACTGGGTATCAGCTCCGCATGCGCTGGATGCGGAAGTGCGTCTGTATGATCGTCTGTTCAGTGTGGCAAATCCGGGCGCAGCCGAGGATTTCCTGAGCACGATCAATCCGCAGTCACTGCGCATTGTGCCACATGCGAAACTGGAACCATCACTGCGTGATGCCAAACCGGAATTTGCATATCAGTTCGAACGTGAAGGCTATTTCTGTGCGGACAGCAAACTGTCATCCGCAGAGAAACCGGTGTTCAATCTGACCGTTGCATTGCGTGATACCTGGGTTGGTTAA
- the nagE gene encoding N-acetylglucosamine-specific PTS transporter subunit IIBC, with amino-acid sequence MNILGYTQKLGKAIMLPIAILPVAAILLRLGQADMLNIPFMAQAGGAIFGQLPLLFGIGIAIGLSKDDAGAAGLAGAAGYLVLTEAAKTINPEINMSFFGGIVAGIVAGHVYNRFHATSLPAYLAFFGGKRLVPIMTGLICLILAGISGVVWPAIQHGIDTFGHAVANSGAIGEFAYGLLNRGLIPVGLHHVMNSIFWFGLGECTKVTYELGSVIQNVCLAPDVVETLTVGGAVPGVDGGIIKEIAAQAARGDLNRFFAGDHTAGVFMTGFFPIMMFGLPAAAFAMYLAAPKDRRAQVGGLLLSVALTAFLTGVTEPLEFMFMFLAPALYVAHAVLTGVSLVVTNALGVLHGFGFSAGLFDFVINWGLATKPALLLVIGPVFGAIYFTVFYTAIKWFDLKTPGRETDSDDVQTFTGASKDMQTLANNYLVALGGEENLTQIDACITRLRLSVRDMKQVNEKALKALGASGVVKLNATNLQVVLGPQAEIVAGAMKAAIAG; translated from the coding sequence ATGAATATACTGGGTTATACGCAAAAACTCGGCAAAGCCATCATGCTGCCGATTGCGATACTGCCGGTAGCGGCAATTCTGCTGCGACTGGGGCAGGCAGATATGCTGAACATACCCTTTATGGCTCAGGCCGGGGGAGCCATCTTCGGACAATTGCCGTTACTGTTCGGTATCGGTATTGCCATTGGTTTATCAAAAGATGATGCCGGTGCTGCCGGCCTGGCCGGTGCGGCAGGGTATCTGGTGCTGACCGAAGCGGCGAAAACCATCAATCCCGAGATCAACATGTCGTTCTTTGGCGGTATTGTGGCGGGTATTGTTGCTGGTCATGTTTATAACCGTTTCCACGCGACCAGTTTGCCGGCATATCTGGCGTTTTTCGGCGGTAAACGACTGGTGCCGATCATGACCGGTCTGATCTGTCTGATACTGGCCGGTATCAGCGGGGTTGTATGGCCGGCCATTCAGCATGGTATTGATACCTTCGGTCATGCAGTGGCGAATTCCGGCGCGATTGGTGAGTTTGCCTATGGTTTGCTGAACCGCGGCTTAATCCCGGTCGGCTTACACCATGTCATGAACTCGATTTTCTGGTTCGGCCTTGGTGAATGTACCAAAGTGACCTATGAACTGGGTTCCGTAATACAGAACGTCTGTCTGGCACCGGATGTTGTTGAAACCCTGACTGTTGGCGGCGCGGTGCCGGGTGTTGATGGTGGCATCATTAAAGAAATTGCTGCTCAGGCGGCGCGCGGTGACCTGAACCGTTTCTTTGCCGGCGATCATACTGCGGGCGTCTTCATGACTGGTTTCTTCCCAATCATGATGTTTGGTCTGCCTGCTGCGGCATTTGCCATGTATCTGGCGGCACCGAAAGATCGTCGTGCCCAGGTGGGTGGTTTGCTGCTCTCTGTTGCGCTGACCGCATTCCTGACCGGTGTTACCGAACCACTGGAATTCATGTTCATGTTCCTGGCACCGGCGCTGTATGTTGCTCATGCAGTCTTGACCGGGGTCTCGCTGGTGGTGACCAATGCGCTGGGCGTACTGCACGGTTTTGGTTTCTCAGCCGGGTTGTTCGACTTCGTCATCAACTGGGGGCTGGCCACAAAACCGGCGTTACTGCTGGTGATTGGTCCGGTATTCGGTGCGATTTACTTCACCGTGTTCTATACCGCCATCAAATGGTTTGATCTGAAAACACCGGGTCGTGAAACAGACAGTGATGACGTACAAACCTTTACCGGTGCATCTAAAGATATGCAGACGTTGGCCAACAACTATCTGGTTGCATTGGGCGGTGAAGAAAACCTGACCCAGATTGATGCCTGTATCACCCGTCTGCGTCTGTCAGTCCGTGATATGAAACAAGTGAATGAGAAAGCATTAAAAGCGCTGGGAGCCAGTGGCGTGGTGAAATTAAATGCCACTAACCTGCAGGTGGTGCTTGGTCCACAAGCTGAAATTGTGGCCGGCGCGATGAAAGCAGCCATTGCCGGTTAG
- the nagB gene encoding glucosamine-6-phosphate deaminase: MRMLPLKDKAQVGLWSARYIADRINQFAPTAERPFVLGLPTGGTPLTTYEQLIKLYQQGEVSFANVVTFNMDEYVGLSADHPQSYHRFMFDNFFNHIDIPRENINILDGTASDLLAECAAYEAKITTLGGIKLFFGGVGSDGHIAFNEPASSLRSRTRIKTLTQETLIDNARFFNNDINQVPKLALTVGVGTLMDAEEILILATGHNKALAVQAAIEGSVNHLWTVSALQLHPRGLIVCDEAATMELKVKTLRYFQQLEAPELAKY, from the coding sequence ATGCGTATGCTGCCGTTAAAAGATAAAGCTCAGGTTGGTTTATGGTCTGCCCGTTATATTGCTGACCGCATCAATCAGTTCGCACCAACTGCGGAACGTCCATTCGTGCTGGGTTTGCCAACCGGTGGCACCCCTCTGACGACCTATGAACAACTGATCAAACTGTACCAGCAGGGTGAAGTCAGCTTCGCCAATGTGGTCACGTTCAATATGGATGAATATGTTGGTTTAAGCGCGGACCATCCGCAGAGTTATCATCGTTTTATGTTTGATAACTTCTTTAATCACATCGATATTCCCAGAGAAAACATCAATATTCTGGATGGTACCGCCTCAGATCTGCTGGCAGAATGTGCGGCCTATGAAGCCAAGATCACCACTTTGGGTGGTATTAAGCTGTTTTTCGGCGGTGTTGGCAGCGATGGTCATATCGCTTTTAACGAACCGGCGTCTTCACTCCGCTCCCGTACCCGGATTAAAACCCTGACACAGGAAACGCTGATCGATAATGCTCGCTTCTTTAATAACGACATAAATCAGGTGCCAAAACTCGCCCTGACGGTTGGTGTGGGTACACTGATGGATGCGGAAGAGATCCTGATCCTCGCCACCGGACACAACAAGGCTCTGGCAGTACAAGCGGCCATAGAAGGCAGCGTGAACCATTTGTGGACAGTTTCTGCACTGCAACTGCATCCGCGTGGTCTGATTGTCTGCGATGAAGCCGCAACGATGGAATTGAAAGTAAAAACGCTGCGTTATTTCCAGCAGCTGGAAGCCCCGGAATTAGCAAAATATTAA
- the nagA gene encoding N-acetylglucosamine-6-phosphate deacetylase — MYALCNSVLLTGYQRLTDTAVVVAEGKVVALLPQAVLPADLPQQDMQGHLLCPGFIDLQLNGCGGVMFNDTPDVATLAHMQRTNLRSGTTSFLPTLISDSDEVIQQAITATRQFMQQHQHQVLGMHLEGPYTNPKRRGIHPEEQLRQPSDEMIAYLCQQAPWLKKLTLAPELNQPRHIRQLADAGVTVSIGHSAATYEQAMAGFDAGIRFATHLYNAMTATENGRTPGIVGAIYDRDNIYTGVVADGFHVHWANVRLAKKVMGERLCLVTDATAAAMPPEGFEKFDFCGAEVFLRNGRCEDSNGTLGGSALTMVEGVQLLVEQAGLPLDEAVRMATLYPARAIGEADKLGAIQPGYVANLTLFTKEFKIMNTMVNGHWTKDVE, encoded by the coding sequence ATGTACGCGCTTTGTAACAGTGTACTCCTGACTGGTTATCAACGGCTGACGGATACAGCCGTTGTGGTTGCCGAGGGAAAAGTGGTCGCGCTGTTACCACAGGCAGTGCTTCCGGCTGATCTGCCGCAACAAGATATGCAGGGTCACCTGCTCTGCCCCGGTTTTATCGATCTGCAACTGAATGGCTGTGGCGGGGTGATGTTTAATGACACGCCGGATGTGGCCACGCTGGCACACATGCAGCGTACCAATCTGCGCTCCGGCACCACCAGCTTTCTGCCTACTTTGATCAGTGACAGCGATGAAGTCATTCAGCAAGCTATCACCGCCACCAGACAGTTTATGCAGCAACACCAGCATCAGGTGCTGGGCATGCATCTGGAAGGGCCGTATACCAACCCGAAACGCCGCGGGATTCATCCGGAAGAACAGCTGCGTCAGCCTTCCGACGAGATGATTGCTTATCTGTGTCAGCAGGCACCTTGGCTGAAAAAACTCACGTTGGCGCCGGAGCTTAATCAGCCGCGGCATATCCGTCAGCTGGCTGATGCCGGCGTGACGGTCAGCATAGGTCATTCCGCTGCAACCTATGAACAGGCGATGGCGGGATTTGATGCTGGCATACGCTTTGCTACCCATTTATATAATGCCATGACAGCCACTGAAAATGGCCGGACACCGGGCATTGTTGGTGCAATTTATGACCGTGATAATATTTATACCGGTGTGGTCGCGGATGGCTTCCATGTGCACTGGGCCAACGTCCGGCTGGCGAAAAAAGTCATGGGCGAACGTTTGTGTCTGGTGACAGACGCTACAGCGGCAGCCATGCCACCGGAAGGCTTCGAAAAGTTTGATTTTTGTGGCGCAGAAGTCTTTTTACGCAACGGTCGCTGTGAAGATAGTAACGGAACACTTGGTGGTTCGGCCCTGACCATGGTAGAAGGTGTGCAGTTATTAGTGGAACAGGCGGGTTTGCCACTGGATGAAGCGGTGCGCATGGCAACACTTTATCCTGCCCGGGCTATCGGCGAGGCAGATAAACTAGGTGCGATTCAGCCGGGATACGTCGCCAACCTGACGTTGTTCACTAAAGAATTCAAGATCATGAACACCATGGTAAACGGACACTGGACAAAGGATGTCGAATGA
- a CDS encoding ROK family protein, with the protein MSSHGERVANHELLKQVNAALVYRLIDTQGPISRVDIAQISALAPASVTNITRQLLEHGLIKEVAQQASTGGRPAISLTTEQAAFLFISCRLGREELHCSVMDLSGAIHQHTVSTLLQHDAEGIVAALQQAIQQQLQIARNKQKFIAVAITMAGLVDPQTGTVLYSPNHQIANLELAQRLQSITDLPIYIGNDTRALALAEYYLGAAQGCQDFILVSIHHGAGAGIISNGQLLLGRNRNVGEIGHIQIDPFGEHCHCGNFGCLETMVSNKAIIAQTRAMLAKGHTSSLQNENLTIEQICQAAIRHDPVAVQIIRQAGENLGRVLAILVNLFNPEKILLAGEIVQSATVLFPALLQQIQRQSLPNFHHELHLDQAHFQGQGTMGGYALVKRALHESDLLQRIMQP; encoded by the coding sequence ATGAGTTCACACGGAGAACGGGTTGCCAATCATGAACTGCTAAAGCAGGTCAATGCAGCATTAGTGTATCGCTTAATTGATACACAAGGCCCGATCTCGCGTGTGGATATTGCTCAGATCAGTGCGCTGGCTCCGGCCAGCGTCACTAATATCACCCGCCAGTTGCTGGAACACGGACTGATCAAGGAAGTCGCACAGCAAGCTTCAACCGGTGGCCGCCCTGCTATTTCCCTGACCACCGAGCAGGCCGCTTTTCTGTTTATCTCCTGCCGTCTGGGCCGGGAAGAACTGCACTGCAGCGTTATGGATCTGTCCGGTGCGATTCATCAGCATACCGTCAGTACCCTGTTACAGCATGATGCGGAAGGAATTGTGGCCGCACTGCAGCAAGCCATTCAGCAACAGTTGCAGATAGCCCGAAACAAACAAAAATTTATTGCGGTAGCCATTACCATGGCCGGATTGGTTGATCCGCAGACCGGTACTGTACTTTATTCGCCGAATCATCAGATCGCCAATCTGGAACTGGCGCAACGGCTGCAATCCATAACCGATCTGCCGATCTATATTGGTAACGATACCCGGGCGCTGGCGCTGGCAGAATACTATCTGGGTGCAGCCCAAGGCTGTCAGGATTTCATTCTGGTCAGTATTCATCATGGTGCAGGTGCCGGCATTATCAGCAACGGACAGCTGTTACTCGGCAGGAACCGTAACGTAGGTGAAATCGGCCACATCCAGATTGATCCGTTCGGCGAACACTGCCACTGCGGCAATTTTGGTTGCCTGGAAACGATGGTTTCCAATAAGGCGATCATTGCCCAGACCAGAGCCATGCTGGCTAAAGGCCATACCAGTTCGCTGCAAAACGAAAATCTGACTATTGAACAAATTTGTCAGGCTGCAATCCGGCATGATCCGGTCGCCGTACAAATAATACGTCAGGCCGGGGAAAATCTGGGTCGTGTACTGGCAATACTGGTCAATCTGTTTAATCCGGAAAAGATCCTGCTGGCCGGCGAAATCGTACAAAGTGCTACGGTGTTGTTTCCTGCATTACTGCAGCAAATTCAACGCCAGTCGCTGCCCAATTTTCATCATGAGCTACATTTAGACCAAGCTCATTTTCAGGGGCAAGGCACGATGGGTGGCTATGCATTAGTGAAGCGGGCTCTGCACGAAAGCGACCTGTTACAGCGGATCATGCAACCCTGA